A stretch of Stenotrophomonas indicatrix DNA encodes these proteins:
- a CDS encoding GNAT family N-acetyltransferase — MPEPARILHGAGFLLRPWRSDDLQSLLHHANDADVSRGLRDRFPYPYTREDGEAFLGGRVLAPGTLNLAIEIEGQACGSVGAQQGVAERGHTAELGYWLGQAHWGQGLMTAVVGLFAPWVMDELGLFRLQATVVDFNLGSARVLEKNGFQEEGVERCAVYKRGVLHDLRRFARVRRQLP, encoded by the coding sequence ATGCCTGAGCCGGCGCGGATCCTGCACGGCGCAGGCTTCCTGCTGCGCCCTTGGCGCAGTGATGACCTGCAGTCGCTGTTGCATCACGCCAACGACGCGGACGTCTCGCGTGGGCTGCGTGACCGCTTCCCGTATCCGTACACCCGCGAGGATGGCGAAGCCTTCCTGGGCGGGCGCGTACTGGCCCCAGGCACGCTGAACCTGGCCATCGAGATAGAGGGCCAGGCCTGTGGCAGCGTTGGCGCCCAGCAGGGCGTGGCCGAGCGCGGGCATACCGCGGAACTGGGCTACTGGCTCGGCCAGGCCCACTGGGGCCAGGGCCTGATGACCGCTGTGGTCGGCCTGTTCGCGCCCTGGGTGATGGATGAGCTTGGCCTGTTCAGGCTGCAGGCCACGGTGGTCGACTTCAACCTGGGCTCGGCCCGGGTACTGGAAAAGAACGGTTTCCAGGAGGAGGGCGTGGAGCGCTGCGCCGTCTACAAGCGCGGCGTCCTGCATGACCTGCGCCGCTTCGCCCGGGTACGCAGGCAGCTTCCGTAA
- a CDS encoding efflux RND transporter permease subunit, which produces MKLSDISIQRPVFAVVMSLLLLVLGVMSFTRLTLRELPAIDPPIVSVSVDYTGASAAVIESRITQVLEDALAGIEGIDTINARSTNGRSQVSIEFTSNRDIEAAANDVRDAVSRVADRMPEEARPPEIAKVESDADPIIWFNMVSSTMDTLELSDYADRYVVDRFSSLDGVAQVRIGGRQRYAMRIWLDRDQLAARGLTTGDVETALRNENVELPAGRIESTDRDFTLRVERNYIKPEDFATIPLGKGSDGYVVRMGDVAKIELASAERRAYYRSNGEPGIGLGIVKTSTANSLDVARTARAEAERVALTLPKGTQIFVAFDNTTFIEAAVDRVYATLVEAMILVLAVIWLFLGSFRAALIPAVTVPVCLVAAFIALYAFDFSINLLTLLALVLCIGLVVDDAIVVVENVQRRIDLGEPPLVASKRGTAQVAFAVIATTAVLVAVFLPVGFLEGNTGRLFRELAVALAAAVALSAFVALTLTPMMASKLLKPHTGQAPRGLHGFINRNLERLAGAYGRVLDHHVDRTWIYLLVMAAALAASWLLIKVLPSELAPAEDRGSFQIMIDGPEGAGYDYTVQQVQQVEALLAPHVGADKPIVRANPRVPGGFGASEEMHTGRVSVFLQPWRQRSEGTPEVANELQKELDTIRGVRVRTQVGGGLVRSGGQPFQIVLGGPEYAEIAQWRDRILLRMADNPGLVGPDSDYKETRPQMRVNIDRQRAADLGVPVTAIGSALETMMGSRRVTTFVDNGEEYDVLVQAGRDGRASPADLAAIRVRATSGELVPLSNLVTLSEVAEAGTLNRFNRLRSITISAGLAPGYPLGEAIAWAQQVTGEELPQYAQVNWKGESREYQSAGGAVLLTFAMALLVVYLVLAAQFESFIHPLTIMLTVPLGVLGALVGLWLSGGTVNLFSQIGIVMLVGLAAKNGILIVEFANQLRDDGRSVREAIIESAMVRLRPILMTSIATVVGAIPLVVAGGPGSASRGTIGIVIIFGVTLSTFLSLFVVPAFYARLAPYTRSPEAVKRELEKQEADSPSVGGHA; this is translated from the coding sequence ATGAAGCTGTCCGACATCTCCATCCAGCGGCCGGTGTTTGCCGTGGTGATGAGCCTGTTGCTGCTGGTGCTGGGCGTGATGTCCTTCACCCGGTTGACGCTGCGCGAACTGCCGGCCATCGATCCGCCGATCGTTTCGGTCTCGGTGGATTACACCGGCGCCTCGGCAGCGGTCATCGAGAGCCGCATCACCCAGGTGCTGGAAGACGCGCTGGCGGGCATCGAAGGCATCGATACGATCAACGCGCGCAGCACCAACGGCCGCTCGCAGGTCAGCATCGAATTCACCTCCAACCGTGATATCGAAGCGGCGGCCAACGACGTGCGCGACGCGGTCAGCCGCGTGGCCGACCGCATGCCCGAGGAGGCACGGCCACCGGAGATCGCCAAGGTCGAGAGCGATGCCGACCCGATCATCTGGTTCAACATGGTCTCCTCGACCATGGATACGCTGGAACTGAGCGACTACGCCGACCGCTACGTGGTCGACCGCTTCTCCAGCCTCGATGGCGTGGCCCAGGTCCGCATCGGTGGCCGCCAGCGCTATGCGATGCGCATCTGGCTGGACCGCGACCAGCTGGCCGCACGTGGGCTGACCACCGGCGATGTGGAAACCGCGCTGCGCAACGAGAACGTGGAACTGCCGGCCGGCCGCATCGAATCCACCGACCGCGATTTCACCCTGCGCGTGGAGCGCAACTACATCAAGCCGGAAGACTTCGCGACCATCCCGCTGGGCAAGGGCAGTGATGGCTATGTGGTGCGCATGGGCGATGTGGCGAAGATCGAGCTGGCCTCGGCCGAGCGTCGCGCCTACTACCGCAGCAACGGCGAACCCGGCATCGGCCTGGGCATCGTCAAGACCTCCACTGCCAATTCGCTGGATGTGGCGCGCACCGCGCGCGCCGAGGCCGAACGTGTCGCGCTGACCCTGCCCAAGGGCACGCAGATCTTCGTTGCCTTCGACAACACCACCTTCATCGAGGCTGCCGTCGACCGCGTGTACGCCACCCTGGTGGAGGCGATGATCCTGGTGCTGGCGGTGATCTGGCTGTTCCTCGGCAGCTTCCGCGCGGCGTTGATTCCTGCGGTCACCGTGCCGGTATGCCTGGTGGCGGCATTCATCGCGCTGTACGCGTTCGATTTCTCGATCAACCTGCTGACCCTGCTCGCGCTGGTGCTGTGCATCGGCCTGGTGGTGGATGACGCGATCGTGGTGGTGGAAAACGTGCAGCGCCGCATCGACCTGGGCGAACCGCCGCTGGTGGCGTCCAAGCGGGGTACCGCGCAGGTGGCGTTCGCGGTGATCGCCACCACCGCCGTGCTGGTGGCGGTATTCCTGCCGGTCGGCTTCCTGGAAGGCAATACCGGGCGCCTGTTCCGTGAACTGGCGGTAGCCCTGGCCGCCGCTGTCGCGCTGTCGGCGTTCGTCGCGCTGACGCTGACGCCGATGATGGCCTCCAAGCTGCTCAAGCCGCATACCGGGCAGGCACCGCGCGGGCTGCACGGCTTCATCAACCGCAATCTGGAACGCCTGGCCGGCGCCTACGGCCGTGTGCTCGACCATCATGTCGATCGCACGTGGATCTACCTGCTGGTGATGGCCGCTGCGTTGGCGGCCAGCTGGCTGCTGATCAAAGTGCTGCCTTCGGAACTGGCCCCGGCCGAAGACCGTGGTTCGTTCCAGATCATGATCGACGGCCCGGAAGGCGCCGGCTACGACTACACCGTGCAGCAGGTGCAGCAGGTCGAAGCGCTGCTGGCACCGCACGTGGGCGCGGACAAGCCGATCGTGCGCGCCAACCCGCGCGTACCCGGCGGCTTCGGCGCCAGCGAGGAAATGCACACTGGCCGCGTCAGCGTGTTCCTGCAGCCGTGGCGTCAGCGCAGCGAAGGCACGCCGGAAGTCGCCAACGAACTGCAGAAGGAACTGGACACCATCCGTGGCGTGCGCGTACGTACCCAGGTCGGTGGTGGCCTGGTGCGCAGTGGCGGGCAGCCGTTCCAGATCGTGCTGGGCGGCCCGGAGTACGCTGAGATCGCACAGTGGCGCGACCGCATCCTGCTGCGCATGGCCGACAACCCCGGCCTGGTCGGCCCGGACTCGGACTACAAGGAAACCCGTCCGCAGATGCGGGTGAACATCGACCGCCAGCGTGCCGCCGACCTCGGCGTGCCTGTCACCGCGATTGGTTCGGCGCTGGAAACGATGATGGGCTCGCGCCGCGTCACCACCTTCGTCGACAACGGCGAGGAGTACGACGTGCTGGTGCAGGCGGGCCGTGATGGCCGCGCCAGCCCCGCCGATCTGGCCGCGATCCGCGTGCGTGCGACCTCCGGCGAGCTGGTGCCGTTGTCCAACCTGGTCACGCTGAGCGAAGTGGCCGAGGCCGGAACCCTGAACCGCTTCAACCGCCTGCGCTCGATCACCATCAGTGCCGGCCTGGCACCGGGTTATCCGCTGGGCGAGGCCATCGCCTGGGCCCAGCAGGTGACCGGCGAAGAGCTGCCGCAGTACGCGCAGGTGAACTGGAAGGGCGAATCGCGCGAGTACCAGAGTGCGGGCGGCGCGGTGCTGCTGACCTTCGCCATGGCCCTGCTGGTGGTGTACCTGGTGCTGGCCGCGCAGTTCGAGAGCTTCATCCACCCGTTGACGATCATGCTGACCGTGCCGCTGGGCGTGCTCGGCGCGCTGGTTGGCCTGTGGCTGAGTGGCGGCACGGTGAACCTGTTCAGCCAGATCGGCATCGTCATGCTGGTCGGCCTGGCGGCCAAGAACGGCATCCTGATCGTCGAATTCGCCAACCAGCTGCGCGACGATGGCCGCAGCGTGCGCGAAGCGATCATCGAATCGGCGATGGTGCGCCTGCGTCCGATCCTGATGACTTCGATCGCCACCGTGGTCGGCGCCATCCCGCTGGTGGTGGCCGGTGGCCCGGGCTCGGCCAGCCGTGGCACCATCGGCATCGTGATCATCTTCGGCGTCACCCTGTCCACCTTCCTGTCGCTGTTCGTGGTGCCGGCGTTCTACGCGCGGCTGGCCCCGTACACCCGCTCGCCGGAGGCGGTGAAGCGCGAGCTGGAGAAGCAGGAGGCCGACTCGCCGTCGGTGGGTGGTCATGCCTGA
- a CDS encoding efflux RND transporter periplasmic adaptor subunit, whose protein sequence is MLARIASTLALGLSLAVLAGCAGKQEAAARRQGEAVPVTAQVVQAVQWNDTLQALGTAKARESISVTAKVSEIVERVHFESGQQVAAGAPLVTLRGQAQEAALVQAQATFREADQLYKRQRELAAQRLVSSATLDTQKSIRDAAEARVAQMQSDIGDRRVRAPFAGVLGIRQISPGTLLTPTTVIATLDDVERMHVDFQVPEVELASLTTGDKVQATSVAWPGRTFEGEVSTIDARIDPATRAVTVRADFANGDHALRPGMLLDVRLFHPDRPALVVPEIAVVQVGRDSFMYRIKADDTVERVDVVTGARRAGVVEIKQGLQAGQRIVVDGTGKLRAGLKVAASDAAPASGAQPATVEAPAAAEGHGG, encoded by the coding sequence ATGTTGGCTCGTATCGCTTCGACCCTGGCCCTTGGCCTCAGCCTGGCCGTGCTGGCCGGGTGCGCAGGCAAACAGGAGGCCGCCGCGCGTCGGCAGGGCGAAGCCGTGCCGGTCACCGCGCAGGTCGTGCAGGCGGTGCAGTGGAACGACACGCTGCAGGCGCTGGGTACGGCCAAGGCGCGCGAGTCGATCAGCGTGACCGCCAAGGTGAGCGAGATCGTCGAGCGCGTGCACTTTGAAAGTGGCCAGCAGGTCGCCGCCGGTGCGCCCCTCGTGACACTGCGCGGGCAGGCCCAGGAGGCCGCATTGGTGCAGGCGCAGGCAACCTTCCGCGAAGCCGACCAGCTGTACAAGCGCCAGCGCGAACTGGCGGCACAGCGGTTGGTATCCAGTGCGACCCTGGACACGCAGAAGTCGATCCGCGACGCCGCCGAAGCGCGGGTGGCACAGATGCAGTCGGACATCGGCGACCGTCGCGTGCGCGCGCCGTTCGCCGGCGTCCTCGGCATCCGCCAGATCAGCCCGGGCACGCTGCTGACGCCGACCACGGTGATCGCCACCCTCGACGACGTCGAGCGCATGCACGTCGATTTCCAGGTGCCGGAAGTGGAACTGGCGTCGCTGACCACCGGCGACAAGGTGCAGGCCACCAGCGTGGCCTGGCCGGGCCGCACCTTCGAGGGCGAGGTCAGCACCATCGATGCACGCATCGACCCGGCCACCCGTGCGGTGACCGTGCGTGCCGACTTCGCCAATGGCGACCATGCGCTGCGGCCGGGCATGCTGCTCGACGTGCGCCTGTTCCATCCTGATCGACCGGCCCTGGTGGTGCCGGAAATCGCGGTGGTGCAGGTCGGTCGCGACAGCTTCATGTACCGCATCAAGGCCGATGACACCGTCGAACGCGTGGACGTGGTCACCGGTGCACGCCGCGCCGGCGTGGTCGAGATCAAGCAGGGCCTGCAGGCAGGCCAGCGCATCGTGGTGGACGGCACCGGCAAGCTGCGGGCGGGCCTGAAGGTGGCAGCCTCCGACGCCGCGCCCGCCAGCGGTGCGCAGCCGGCGACGGTTGAAGCACCTGCAGCCGCCGAGGGTCACGGCGGATGA
- a CDS encoding TonB-dependent copper receptor, with protein MKMTFPAAGARARLPFALGAALAAPFAHAAPAEEARTLDTLVVTAAAPSSPLHWVTDPRLPRQPVPASDGADYLKTVPGFSAIRNGGTNGDPVLRGMFGSRLNILSNDGNLIGACPSRMDNPLSYISPESFVRLTIIKGPQSVRWGAGASAGTVRFERDTPRFDAPGLRADASALVGSRNRNDQVLDLTLGNPTGYVRASGNRSEADDYKDGNGDVVPSKWRKWNGDVAVGWTPDADTLLEVSAGAGDAIARYAGRGMDGAAFERTSYAARFEKRNLPGAWDTLQANVYYNEADHVMDNYTLRTPNPQSMMPMPMASNVDRRTQGGRISAEWRWQDVQLVAGVDGEDSRHRGRMGMGRDTYKQADWNTDADFRRYGAFTELTLGVDTGQRWIGGLRIDRASVRDERADIGGMMMAMPNPTAGQRRREWLGSGFLRYEQDLAYGLTWYAGLGHSQRMPDYWELFSPDQGPAGAVNAFAGIQPERTTQLDVGLQYKGPRVQAWVSAYAGQIQDYILFTYRGSGMMGMSQADNVQARIAGAEAGLQLRLDEQWKLGGTLAYAWGENRDQHRPLPQMPPLEARLSADWEGQRWSAGALVRAVTHQHRVADGQGNVVAQDLGPSSGFATLALNAAYRFSSQLQLSAGVDNLFDRAYSEHLNLAGSADFGFPADPVRINEPGRSLWMKVNYRY; from the coding sequence ATGAAAATGACTTTCCCCGCTGCGGGTGCCCGTGCGCGCCTGCCGTTTGCGCTTGGCGCTGCCCTGGCCGCCCCCTTCGCCCATGCCGCGCCCGCTGAAGAAGCGCGGACGCTGGATACGCTGGTGGTCACCGCCGCCGCGCCGTCCTCGCCGCTGCATTGGGTGACCGATCCGCGCCTGCCGCGGCAGCCGGTACCGGCCAGCGATGGCGCCGATTACCTGAAGACCGTTCCCGGCTTCTCCGCCATCCGCAACGGCGGCACCAACGGCGACCCGGTGCTGCGTGGCATGTTCGGTTCGCGCCTGAACATCCTCAGCAACGATGGCAATCTGATTGGCGCGTGTCCCTCGCGCATGGACAACCCGCTGTCCTACATATCGCCGGAGAGCTTTGTCCGGCTGACCATCATCAAGGGCCCGCAGAGCGTGCGCTGGGGCGCGGGTGCCTCTGCGGGCACCGTGCGTTTCGAGCGTGATACCCCGCGTTTCGATGCGCCCGGGCTGCGTGCCGATGCCAGTGCGCTGGTCGGCTCACGCAACCGCAACGACCAGGTGCTGGACCTGACCCTGGGCAATCCAACGGGCTACGTGCGTGCCAGCGGCAATCGCTCCGAAGCCGATGACTACAAGGACGGCAACGGCGATGTGGTTCCGTCGAAATGGCGCAAGTGGAATGGCGACGTAGCGGTGGGTTGGACGCCTGACGCCGATACCCTGTTGGAGGTCTCCGCCGGTGCCGGCGATGCGATCGCGCGCTACGCGGGGCGCGGCATGGATGGTGCCGCGTTCGAACGCACCAGTTACGCCGCACGCTTCGAGAAGCGCAATCTGCCCGGGGCGTGGGACACGCTGCAGGCGAACGTGTACTACAACGAAGCCGACCACGTGATGGACAACTACACGCTGCGTACGCCGAACCCACAAAGCATGATGCCGATGCCGATGGCGTCGAACGTGGATCGCCGCACGCAGGGCGGGCGCATCAGCGCCGAATGGCGCTGGCAGGACGTGCAGCTGGTGGCCGGCGTCGACGGCGAAGACAGCCGGCATCGCGGCCGCATGGGCATGGGGCGCGATACCTACAAGCAGGCGGACTGGAACACCGACGCCGATTTCCGCCGCTACGGTGCATTCACCGAACTGACCCTTGGCGTGGACACCGGGCAGCGTTGGATCGGCGGGCTGCGCATCGATCGTGCCAGCGTGCGCGATGAGCGTGCCGACATCGGCGGCATGATGATGGCCATGCCCAATCCCACCGCCGGCCAGCGCCGCAGGGAATGGCTGGGCAGTGGTTTCCTGCGCTACGAACAGGACCTTGCCTACGGCCTGACCTGGTATGCCGGGCTGGGCCACAGCCAGCGCATGCCCGACTACTGGGAACTGTTCTCGCCCGATCAGGGGCCGGCAGGTGCGGTGAACGCGTTCGCTGGCATCCAGCCCGAGCGCACCACCCAGCTCGACGTCGGCCTGCAATACAAGGGCCCGCGCGTGCAGGCCTGGGTCTCGGCCTATGCGGGTCAGATCCAGGACTACATCCTGTTCACCTATCGCGGCAGCGGCATGATGGGCATGAGCCAGGCTGACAATGTGCAGGCGCGCATCGCCGGTGCCGAGGCCGGCCTGCAGCTGCGGCTGGACGAGCAATGGAAGCTGGGGGGCACCCTGGCCTATGCCTGGGGCGAAAACCGCGATCAGCATCGCCCGTTGCCGCAGATGCCGCCGCTGGAAGCACGCTTGAGCGCTGACTGGGAAGGCCAGCGCTGGAGTGCCGGTGCGCTGGTGCGCGCGGTCACCCATCAGCATCGGGTCGCGGACGGGCAGGGCAACGTGGTCGCGCAGGACCTCGGGCCGAGCAGCGGCTTTGCCACGCTGGCGCTCAACGCGGCCTATCGTTTCAGTTCGCAGCTGCAGCTCAGCGCCGGTGTCGACAACCTGTTCGACCGTGCCTACAGCGAGCATCTGAACCTGGCCGGCAGCGCCGACTTCGGCTTCCCCGCTGACCCGGTGCGCATCAACGAGCCCGGCCGCAGCCTGTGGATGAAGGTGAACTACCGGTATTGA
- a CDS encoding DUF2946 family protein gives MRTGCLRRTLLQLAFIATLLMVLAPLVSRALQQPMDHAAMVGMDHAAMGHDMHEMAMAGHDQRGAVPAAPSRPADPHAMHGEACEYCVLAMRLLPWLAVLVLLLPLLWRPKPMFPWSQPRLPLLHWPAHAARGPPLISTVR, from the coding sequence ATCCGTACCGGCTGCCTGCGTCGAACCCTGCTCCAGCTCGCCTTCATCGCGACGCTGTTGATGGTGCTTGCGCCGCTGGTCAGCCGTGCGCTGCAGCAGCCGATGGACCATGCGGCGATGGTGGGCATGGACCACGCGGCCATGGGCCATGACATGCACGAGATGGCCATGGCCGGGCACGATCAGCGCGGTGCCGTGCCGGCCGCACCCAGCCGGCCGGCCGATCCGCACGCCATGCACGGGGAGGCCTGCGAGTACTGCGTGCTGGCCATGCGCCTGCTGCCGTGGCTGGCCGTGCTGGTGCTTCTGCTGCCCTTGCTGTGGCGGCCGAAGCCGATGTTCCCATGGTCGCAGCCGCGACTGCCGCTGCTGCATTGGCCGGCACATGCCGCGCGTGGCCCGCCGCTGATCTCCACCGTCCGCTGA
- a CDS encoding LysR family transcriptional regulator, which yields MTLTQLRYLVAIADAELNITLAASRVHATQPGLSKQLKQLEDELGFLLFVRKGRSLESVTPAGTEVISRARAVLSEANNIRTYAANQRRESQGQLILTTTHTQARFVLPPAVARIKQAYPQVSVHLQQAGEADALDRLNQGDADIAIISTAGSEPSDGIAVPLFRWRRLVVVPKGHPLDRAGRAPDLAALSRQPLISYESSTRPNSSLQRAFAAQSLVPDLALTALDADLIKTYVRTGLGVGLLAEMAISANDEDLRVWPAPAPITECVAWAVLPRDRVLRDYALELVHVLAPQIDPRDLRRVLDGNQAASWPVPPTWESLTQTITV from the coding sequence ATGACGCTGACCCAGCTGCGCTACCTGGTTGCCATCGCCGACGCCGAGCTGAACATCACGCTCGCCGCCTCGCGCGTGCATGCCACCCAGCCTGGGCTGTCCAAGCAGCTCAAGCAGCTGGAGGACGAACTGGGCTTCCTGCTGTTCGTACGCAAGGGGCGCAGCCTGGAGTCGGTCACCCCGGCTGGCACCGAAGTGATCAGCCGCGCCCGCGCGGTGCTGTCCGAGGCCAACAACATCCGCACCTACGCGGCCAACCAGCGTCGCGAGAGCCAGGGCCAGCTGATCCTGACCACCACCCACACCCAGGCGCGTTTCGTGCTGCCGCCGGCGGTGGCGCGCATCAAGCAGGCCTATCCCCAGGTCAGCGTGCACCTGCAGCAGGCCGGTGAGGCCGATGCGCTGGACCGGCTGAACCAGGGCGATGCCGATATCGCGATCATCAGTACCGCCGGCAGTGAACCCAGCGATGGCATCGCCGTGCCGCTGTTCCGCTGGCGGCGGCTGGTGGTGGTGCCCAAGGGCCATCCGCTGGACCGCGCCGGGCGCGCACCGGACCTGGCGGCATTGTCACGCCAGCCGTTGATCAGCTACGAATCCTCGACCCGGCCCAACTCCTCGTTGCAGCGCGCCTTTGCCGCGCAGAGCCTGGTACCCGATCTGGCGCTGACGGCGCTGGATGCGGACCTGATCAAGACTTATGTGCGTACGGGTCTGGGGGTAGGTCTGCTGGCCGAGATGGCGATCAGCGCCAACGACGAGGATCTGCGGGTATGGCCAGCGCCGGCGCCGATCACCGAGTGCGTCGCCTGGGCGGTGCTGCCGCGCGACCGGGTGCTGCGCGACTACGCGCTGGAGCTGGTGCATGTGCTGGCCCCGCAGATCGATCCGCGCGACCTGCGGCGGGTGCTGGATGGCAACCAGGCCGCGTCCTGGCCGGTGCCGCCGACCTGGGAGTCGCTGACGCAGACGATCACGGTCTGA
- the cysK gene encoding cysteine synthase A: MALYDSILDTIGNTPIVKLQRLAPQGVTLYAKVESFNPGGSVKDRLALAIILDAEQRGLLKPGDTIVEATSGNTGVALAMVAAARGYKFVATMVETFSVERRKLMRAYGAKVILTPAAERGSGMVRRARELAEEHGWFLASQFANPANPAYHRNTTAAEILRDFAGKRLDYFVSGWGTGGTLTGVGEVLKVARPDTRIIATEPAGAALLKGDDWKPHKIQGWTPDFVPDVLNRNVVDELVTVEDDRAIATARRLAAEEGIFVGISAGATVASALDVADRAEPGAVILAMLPDTGERYFSTPLFADVNEGSDDDWLAGLP, translated from the coding sequence ATGGCCCTGTACGACTCCATCCTCGACACCATCGGCAACACCCCCATCGTCAAGCTGCAACGACTGGCGCCGCAGGGCGTGACCCTGTACGCCAAGGTCGAGTCCTTCAATCCGGGCGGCTCGGTGAAGGATCGCCTGGCGCTGGCGATCATCCTCGATGCCGAACAGCGTGGCCTGCTCAAGCCGGGCGACACCATCGTCGAAGCCACCTCGGGCAACACCGGCGTCGCCCTGGCGATGGTGGCGGCCGCACGCGGCTACAAGTTCGTGGCGACCATGGTCGAGACCTTCTCGGTGGAACGCCGCAAGCTGATGCGGGCCTACGGCGCGAAGGTCATCCTGACCCCGGCCGCCGAGCGCGGCAGCGGCATGGTGCGCAGGGCGCGCGAGCTGGCCGAGGAACACGGTTGGTTCCTGGCCAGCCAGTTCGCCAACCCGGCCAACCCGGCCTACCACCGCAACACCACCGCCGCGGAGATCCTGCGTGATTTCGCCGGCAAGCGGCTGGACTACTTCGTGAGTGGCTGGGGAACCGGCGGCACCTTGACCGGCGTCGGCGAAGTACTGAAGGTCGCCCGCCCGGACACCCGCATCATCGCCACCGAGCCGGCCGGCGCCGCCTTGTTGAAGGGCGATGACTGGAAGCCGCACAAGATCCAGGGCTGGACCCCGGACTTCGTGCCCGATGTGCTCAACCGCAATGTGGTGGACGAGCTGGTGACGGTGGAAGATGACCGCGCGATCGCCACCGCCCGCCGGCTGGCGGCGGAGGAAGGCATCTTCGTCGGCATCTCCGCCGGTGCCACGGTTGCCAGCGCACTGGACGTGGCAGATCGCGCCGAACCGGGCGCGGTGATCCTGGCGATGTTGCCGGACACCGGTGAACGCTATTTCTCCACGCCGCTGTTCGCCGACGTCAATGAAGGTTCGGACGACGACTGGTTGGCCGGTCTGCCCTGA
- a CDS encoding O-acetyl-ADP-ribose deacetylase, translating to MKIEVWQGDITALAVDAIVNAANESLLGGGGVDGAIHRAAGPGLLAECERLPELRPGVRCPTGEVRATDAYALPARHILHTVGPVWHDGQRDEPALLANCYWKSLQLAESLNLQSIAFPAISCGVYGYPLYQAAQIAVTETLAWQRSHAQPMRIVLVAFNTATAKAYQQALSAAGQVADSGRGSLLSPLGDTGFVPAH from the coding sequence ATGAAGATCGAAGTGTGGCAGGGCGACATCACGGCCCTGGCGGTGGATGCGATCGTCAACGCGGCCAATGAATCACTGCTCGGTGGCGGCGGTGTCGACGGCGCCATCCATCGTGCGGCCGGCCCTGGCCTGTTGGCCGAGTGCGAGCGTCTGCCGGAGCTGCGCCCCGGTGTGCGCTGCCCGACCGGTGAGGTGCGCGCAACCGATGCCTATGCGCTTCCGGCACGGCACATACTGCATACGGTCGGCCCGGTCTGGCACGACGGCCAGCGCGACGAACCGGCATTGCTGGCGAACTGCTACTGGAAGTCGCTGCAGCTGGCCGAATCACTGAACCTGCAGTCGATCGCGTTCCCGGCCATCAGCTGCGGTGTGTATGGCTATCCGCTGTATCAGGCCGCACAGATCGCGGTCACCGAAACACTCGCCTGGCAGCGCAGCCACGCCCAGCCGATGCGGATCGTGCTGGTGGCGTTCAACACAGCGACTGCCAAGGCCTACCAGCAGGCCCTGTCGGCCGCAGGCCAGGTCGCCGACAGCGGGCGCGGTTCGCTGCTGTCGCCCTTGGGCGATACCGGCTTCGTGCCGGCGCATTGA